In a genomic window of Streptomyces katrae:
- a CDS encoding ATP-dependent 6-phosphofructokinase, with amino-acid sequence MRIGVLTAGGDCPGLNAVIRSVVHRALVGHGDEVIGFEDGFKGLLDGHYRPLDINAVSGILARGGTILGSARMERARLHEAAENAAELARRYQLDALIPIGGEGTLTASRMLADAGMPVVGVPKTIDNDISATDRTFGFDTAVTVATEAIDRLKTTAESHQRVMVVEVMGRHAGWIALESGMAGGAHGICLPERLFEVDALVKMVEERFARGKKFAVVCVAEGAHPAEGSMPYEKGAIDAYGHERFAGIGNRLAVELEHRLGKEARPVILGHVQRGGVPTAYDRVLATRFGWHAVEAVHRGDFGNMTALRGTEVVMAPLADAVAELKRVPDDRMYEAESVF; translated from the coding sequence ATGCGTATCGGAGTTCTCACCGCAGGCGGCGACTGTCCCGGCCTGAACGCCGTCATCCGGTCGGTCGTACACCGCGCACTGGTCGGCCACGGCGACGAGGTCATCGGCTTCGAGGACGGGTTCAAGGGACTCCTCGACGGCCACTACCGCCCCCTGGACATCAATGCCGTCAGCGGCATCCTGGCCCGCGGCGGCACCATCCTCGGCTCGGCCCGCATGGAGCGCGCCCGGCTGCACGAAGCCGCCGAGAACGCGGCGGAACTCGCGCGGCGCTACCAGCTCGACGCCCTGATCCCGATCGGCGGCGAGGGCACCCTGACGGCCTCGCGGATGCTCGCCGACGCCGGGATGCCGGTCGTCGGCGTCCCCAAGACCATCGACAACGACATCTCCGCCACCGACCGCACCTTCGGCTTCGACACCGCCGTCACCGTCGCCACCGAAGCCATCGACCGCCTCAAGACCACCGCGGAATCCCACCAGCGCGTGATGGTCGTCGAGGTCATGGGCCGCCACGCGGGCTGGATCGCCCTGGAGTCCGGCATGGCCGGCGGCGCCCACGGCATCTGCCTGCCGGAGCGGCTCTTCGAAGTGGACGCCCTGGTGAAGATGGTGGAGGAGCGGTTCGCCCGGGGCAAGAAGTTCGCCGTCGTCTGCGTCGCCGAGGGAGCGCACCCCGCCGAGGGCTCCATGCCCTACGAGAAGGGCGCCATCGACGCGTACGGCCACGAGCGCTTCGCCGGCATCGGCAACCGCCTGGCCGTCGAGCTGGAGCACCGGCTGGGCAAGGAGGCCCGCCCGGTCATCCTCGGCCACGTCCAGCGCGGCGGCGTGCCCACCGCCTACGACCGCGTCCTGGCCACCCGCTTCGGCTGGCACGCCGTCGAGGCCGTGCACCGCGGGGACTTCGGCAACATGACGGCCCTGCGCGGCACCGAGGTCGTCATGGCCCCGCTGGCCGATGCCGTCGCCGAGCTGAAGAGGGTCCCCGACGACCGCATGTACGAGGCCGAGTCCGTCTTCTGA
- a CDS encoding acetate kinase produces MTATRVLVLNSGSSSVKYQLLDMADSSRLAVGLVERIGEDGSRLVHEPLAGPGAAGGKRERTGAIADHAQALRAVAEELAADGLGLDSPELAAVGHRVVHGGTRFTAPTVIDDEVLAEIRSLIPLAPLHNPANVTGIEVARELRADLPQVAVFDTAFHSTMPEHVARYAIDAATAEKYSIRRYGFHGTSHAYVSRAAAALLGKPVEEVNVIVLHLGNGASASAVRGGVCVETSMGLTPLEGLVMGTRSGDLDPAVVFHLARVGGLSVDEIDSLLNKKSGLLGLCGDNDMREVTRRAGEGDESARLALAAYVHRLKKYIGAYTAVLGRVDAVVFTAGVGENASVVREAAVSGLEELGLALDLEANAARSPEPRLISTDYARVAVAVVPTDEELEIATQAYALVTR; encoded by the coding sequence GTGACCGCAACGCGCGTACTCGTCCTCAACTCCGGCTCCTCGTCGGTCAAGTACCAGCTCCTCGACATGGCCGACTCGTCCCGGCTGGCCGTGGGCCTGGTGGAGCGGATCGGGGAGGACGGCTCGCGCCTGGTCCACGAGCCGCTCGCCGGGCCGGGCGCCGCGGGCGGCAAGCGCGAACGGACCGGCGCGATCGCCGACCACGCGCAGGCGCTGCGGGCGGTGGCCGAGGAGCTGGCGGCGGACGGCCTGGGCCTGGACTCCCCCGAACTGGCCGCCGTGGGACACCGGGTGGTGCACGGCGGGACCCGGTTCACCGCCCCGACGGTGATCGACGACGAGGTGCTGGCGGAGATCCGCAGCCTGATCCCGCTGGCCCCGCTGCACAACCCGGCGAACGTGACCGGCATAGAGGTGGCCCGCGAGCTGCGCGCGGACCTCCCGCAGGTGGCCGTCTTCGACACGGCCTTCCACTCGACGATGCCGGAGCACGTGGCCCGGTACGCGATCGACGCGGCGACCGCCGAGAAGTACTCCATCCGGCGGTACGGCTTCCACGGCACCTCCCACGCCTACGTCTCCCGGGCCGCGGCCGCGCTGCTGGGCAAGCCGGTGGAGGAGGTCAACGTGATCGTGCTGCACCTGGGGAACGGGGCCTCCGCCTCGGCCGTGCGCGGCGGGGTGTGCGTGGAGACCTCGATGGGGCTGACCCCGCTGGAGGGGCTGGTCATGGGGACCCGCTCCGGGGACCTGGACCCGGCGGTGGTCTTCCACCTGGCGCGGGTGGGCGGGCTCTCGGTCGACGAGATCGACTCGCTGCTCAACAAGAAGAGCGGTCTGCTGGGTCTGTGCGGCGACAACGACATGCGCGAGGTGACCCGGCGGGCGGGCGAGGGCGACGAGTCGGCGCGCCTGGCGCTGGCGGCGTACGTGCACCGGCTGAAGAAGTACATCGGCGCCTACACGGCGGTGCTGGGCCGGGTGGACGCGGTGGTGTTCACGGCGGGCGTCGGCGAGAACGCCTCGGTGGTGCGGGAGGCGGCGGTTTCCGGACTGGAGGAGCTGGGGCTCGCGCTGGACCTGGAGGCGAACGCGGCGCGCTCCCCGGAGCCCCGGCTCATCTCGACGGACTACGCGCGGGTGGCGGTGGCCGTGGTGCCCACCGATGAGGAGCTGGAGATCGCCACCCAGGCGTACGCGCTGGTTACCAGGTAG
- the trxA gene encoding thioredoxin, translated as MIHAKGVAEVTDADFAAEVLAERDRPVLVEFTADWCGPCRQLAPVLSAVAAEEAGRLKVVQIDADTNPGAVTRYGVLSMPTLLLFRDGEPVRQLVGARPKRRLLQELEEALVRA; from the coding sequence ATGATCCACGCCAAGGGTGTGGCCGAGGTGACCGACGCGGACTTCGCGGCGGAGGTGCTGGCCGAGCGGGACCGCCCGGTCCTGGTGGAGTTCACCGCGGACTGGTGCGGCCCCTGCCGCCAGCTGGCCCCCGTGCTCTCCGCCGTGGCGGCCGAGGAGGCCGGGCGCCTGAAGGTCGTGCAGATCGACGCGGACACCAACCCCGGCGCCGTCACGCGCTACGGGGTGCTGTCCATGCCGACCCTGCTCCTCTTCCGCGACGGCGAGCCCGTCCGGCAGCTCGTCGGCGCCCGGCCCAAGCGCCGCCTCCTCCAGGAGCTGGAGGAGGCGCTCGTCAGGGCCTGA
- a CDS encoding MerR family transcriptional regulator, which produces MRIGELAKRAGTSTRTLRYYESRGLLTARRTGNGYRDYDEDDLRLLLQIRTLQDFGFDLEDTRPFVDCLRDGHPAGDSCPASLAVYRRKLAELDGLIGRLADVREQVAHQLAAAEEAAGQVQPRCEMAGWERGTR; this is translated from the coding sequence ATGCGCATCGGCGAACTGGCGAAACGGGCCGGGACCAGCACCCGCACGCTGAGGTACTACGAGTCGCGCGGTCTGCTGACCGCCCGGCGGACCGGCAACGGCTACCGCGACTACGACGAGGACGACCTGCGGCTCCTGCTCCAGATCCGCACCCTCCAGGACTTCGGCTTCGACCTGGAGGACACCCGCCCCTTCGTCGACTGCCTGCGCGACGGCCACCCGGCCGGCGACAGCTGCCCCGCCTCGCTCGCCGTCTACCGCCGCAAGCTCGCCGAGCTCGACGGGCTGATCGGCCGGCTGGCGGACGTACGCGAGCAGGTCGCGCACCAGTTGGCGGCGGCCGAGGAGGCCGCCGGACAGGTACAGCCGCGCTGCGAGATGGCCGGCTGGGAGAGGGGAACACGATGA
- the pyk gene encoding pyruvate kinase, translating to MRRSKIVCTLGPAVDSLEQLKALIEAGMNVARFNFSHGSQAEHQERYDRVRRACEETGRAVGVLADLQGPKIRLETFAEGPVELVRGDEFTITTEDVPGDKSICGTTYKGLPGDVAKGDQILINDGNVELRVTEVEGPRVRTIVIEGGVISDHKGINLPGAAVNVPALSEKDVDDLRFALRMGCDMVALSFVRDANDVKDVHRVMDEEGRRVPVIAKVEKPQAVENMEAVVAAFDAVMVARGDLAVEYPLEKVPMVQKRLIEMCRRNAKPVIVATQMMESMITNSRPTRAEASDVANAILDGADAVMLSAESSVGAYPIETVKTMSKIVTAAEEELLSKGLQPLVPGKKPRTQGGSVARAACEIADFLDGKALVAFTQSGDTARRLSRYRAQQPILAFTTDVNTRNQLTLSWGVESAVVPHADSTDAMVDLVDAEVLKLQRFNPGDTMIITAGSPPGVPGTTNMVRVHHLGGTARD from the coding sequence ATGCGCCGTTCCAAAATCGTCTGCACGCTGGGCCCCGCCGTCGACTCGCTTGAGCAGCTGAAAGCACTCATCGAGGCAGGTATGAACGTGGCCCGATTCAACTTCAGCCACGGTTCCCAGGCAGAACACCAGGAGCGGTACGACCGCGTCCGGAGGGCTTGCGAGGAGACCGGGCGCGCGGTCGGCGTACTCGCCGACCTCCAGGGTCCGAAGATCCGTCTGGAGACCTTCGCCGAGGGTCCCGTCGAGCTGGTGCGCGGTGACGAGTTCACCATCACCACCGAGGACGTCCCGGGCGACAAGTCCATCTGCGGCACCACCTACAAGGGCCTCCCGGGCGACGTCGCCAAGGGTGACCAGATCCTGATCAACGACGGCAACGTCGAGCTGCGGGTGACCGAGGTCGAGGGCCCGCGGGTCAGGACCATCGTCATCGAGGGCGGTGTCATCTCGGACCACAAGGGCATCAACCTGCCGGGTGCCGCCGTGAACGTCCCCGCCCTGTCGGAGAAGGACGTCGACGACCTGCGCTTCGCCCTGCGGATGGGCTGCGACATGGTCGCCCTGTCCTTCGTCCGCGACGCCAACGACGTCAAGGACGTCCACCGCGTCATGGACGAGGAGGGCCGCCGGGTCCCCGTCATCGCCAAGGTGGAGAAGCCGCAGGCCGTCGAGAACATGGAGGCCGTGGTCGCGGCCTTCGACGCGGTCATGGTGGCCCGCGGCGACCTGGCCGTCGAGTACCCGCTCGAGAAGGTCCCGATGGTCCAGAAGCGGCTCATCGAGATGTGCCGCCGCAACGCCAAGCCGGTCATCGTCGCCACCCAGATGATGGAGTCGATGATCACCAACTCCCGCCCGACCCGCGCGGAGGCCTCCGACGTCGCCAACGCCATCCTCGACGGCGCCGACGCGGTCATGCTCTCCGCCGAGTCCTCGGTGGGCGCGTACCCGATCGAGACCGTCAAGACGATGTCGAAGATCGTCACGGCGGCCGAGGAGGAGCTCCTCTCCAAGGGCCTCCAGCCGCTGGTCCCGGGCAAGAAGCCGCGTACCCAGGGCGGCTCCGTCGCCCGCGCGGCCTGCGAGATCGCGGACTTCCTCGACGGCAAGGCCCTGGTCGCCTTCACCCAGTCCGGCGACACCGCCCGCCGCCTGTCCCGCTATCGCGCCCAGCAGCCGATCCTGGCGTTCACCACCGACGTGAACACCCGCAACCAGCTCACCCTGAGCTGGGGCGTCGAGTCCGCCGTCGTCCCGCACGCGGACAGCACCGACGCCATGGTCGACCTGGTCGACGCCGAGGTGCTGAAGCTCCAGCGCTTCAACCCGGGCGACACCATGATCATCACGGCCGGTTCTCCCCCCGGTGTCCCGGGCACGACCAACATGGTCCGCGTCCACCACCTGGGCGGCACCGCCCGCGACTGA
- the glgB gene encoding 1,4-alpha-glucan branching enzyme codes for MSAARQPSPTVREEAAAVPEAAKRPRAPRARRTAPPHGVRPAPALDPGERARLLEGRHHDPHALLGARAQRGGVAFRVLRPYAKAVTIVAKGLRAELLDEGDGLFSGLLPLTGVPDYRLLVAYEKDEIEVHDPYRFLPTLGELDLHLIGEGRHEELWTALGSQVMEHQGVAGTRFTVWAPNAQGVRVTGDFSYWDSVAYPMRSLGSTGVWELFLPGIGEGTLYKYDITRPDGGHTLRADPMARYAEVPPANASVVTASRYEWGDARWMAARGGRPAHQAPMSVYELHLASWRPGLSYRSLAEQLPSYVKELGFTHVEFMPVAEHPFGGSWGYQVTGFYAPTSRLGTPDDFRFLVDSLHRAGIGVIVDWVPAHFPRDAWALAEFDGRPLYEHQDPRRAAHPDWGTLEFDYGRKEVRNFLVANAVYWCQEFHVDGLRVDAVASMLYLDYSRGEGDWSPNEHGGREDLDAVALLQEMNATVYRRCPGVVTIAEESTAWDGVTRPTDSGGLGFGLKWNMGWMHDTLRYVSKEPVHRKYHHHDMTFGMVYAFSENFVLPISHDEVVHGKRSLVSKMPGDWWQQRATHRAYLGFMWAHPGKQLLFMGQEFAQGSEWSETYGPDWWVLDSSYPAAGDHRGVRELVRDLNRAYAAAPALWERDSVPEGFAWVEADAADDNVFAFLRYGNDGSPLLCVSNFSPVVRHGYRIGVPEEVPVWREVLNTDREVYGGSGVHHDRPLCPEPVPAQGRARSLRMTLPPMATVWLRP; via the coding sequence GTGAGCGCCGCACGACAGCCGTCACCGACCGTCCGCGAGGAAGCCGCAGCGGTCCCGGAAGCCGCGAAGCGCCCCCGCGCCCCGCGTGCCCGCCGCACCGCCCCGCCCCACGGGGTCCGGCCGGCCCCCGCGCTGGACCCGGGGGAACGGGCCCGGCTGCTGGAGGGCCGCCACCACGACCCGCACGCGCTGCTGGGCGCCCGCGCCCAGCGGGGCGGGGTGGCCTTCCGGGTGCTGCGCCCGTACGCGAAGGCCGTCACGATCGTGGCGAAGGGGCTGCGGGCCGAGCTCCTCGACGAGGGCGACGGGCTGTTCTCCGGGCTGCTGCCGCTGACCGGGGTACCGGACTACCGGCTGCTGGTGGCGTACGAGAAGGACGAGATCGAGGTCCACGACCCGTACCGGTTCCTGCCCACCCTCGGCGAGCTGGACCTGCACCTGATCGGCGAGGGCCGGCACGAGGAGCTGTGGACGGCGCTGGGCTCGCAGGTCATGGAGCACCAGGGGGTGGCCGGCACCCGGTTCACGGTGTGGGCGCCCAACGCACAGGGCGTCCGGGTCACCGGGGACTTCTCGTACTGGGACTCCGTGGCGTACCCGATGCGTTCGCTGGGCTCGACCGGGGTGTGGGAGCTGTTCCTGCCGGGGATCGGCGAGGGGACCCTGTACAAGTACGACATCACCCGCCCGGACGGCGGCCACACCCTGCGCGCCGACCCGATGGCCCGGTACGCGGAGGTCCCGCCGGCCAACGCCTCGGTGGTCACGGCGTCCCGGTACGAGTGGGGCGACGCGCGGTGGATGGCCGCGCGCGGGGGCCGGCCGGCGCACCAGGCGCCGATGTCGGTCTACGAGCTGCACCTGGCGTCATGGCGGCCGGGGCTGAGCTACCGCAGCCTGGCCGAGCAGCTGCCCTCGTACGTCAAGGAGCTGGGCTTCACGCACGTGGAGTTCATGCCGGTCGCCGAGCACCCCTTCGGCGGCTCGTGGGGCTACCAGGTCACCGGCTTCTACGCGCCGACCTCGCGGCTGGGCACCCCGGACGACTTCCGGTTCCTGGTGGACTCGCTGCACCGGGCCGGGATCGGGGTGATCGTCGACTGGGTGCCGGCGCACTTCCCGCGCGACGCGTGGGCGCTGGCCGAGTTCGACGGGCGGCCGCTGTACGAGCACCAGGACCCGCGGCGGGCGGCGCACCCGGACTGGGGGACGCTGGAGTTCGACTACGGGCGCAAGGAGGTCCGCAACTTCCTGGTGGCCAACGCCGTGTACTGGTGCCAGGAGTTCCACGTGGACGGGCTGCGCGTGGACGCGGTGGCCTCGATGCTGTACCTGGACTACTCGCGCGGCGAGGGCGACTGGTCGCCGAACGAGCACGGCGGCCGGGAGGACCTGGACGCGGTGGCGCTGCTCCAGGAGATGAACGCGACGGTGTACCGGCGCTGCCCGGGCGTGGTGACGATCGCGGAGGAGTCCACGGCCTGGGACGGGGTGACGCGGCCGACGGACTCGGGCGGGCTGGGCTTCGGGCTGAAGTGGAACATGGGCTGGATGCACGACACGCTGCGGTACGTGTCGAAGGAGCCGGTGCACCGCAAGTACCACCACCACGACATGACCTTCGGGATGGTGTACGCGTTCAGCGAGAACTTCGTGCTGCCCATCTCCCACGACGAGGTGGTGCACGGCAAGCGCTCGCTGGTGTCGAAGATGCCGGGCGACTGGTGGCAGCAGCGGGCCACGCACCGGGCGTACCTGGGGTTCATGTGGGCCCATCCGGGCAAGCAGCTGCTGTTCATGGGGCAGGAGTTCGCGCAGGGTTCGGAGTGGTCGGAGACCTACGGGCCGGACTGGTGGGTGCTGGACTCCTCCTACCCGGCGGCCGGGGACCACCGGGGGGTGCGGGAGCTGGTGCGCGACCTGAACCGGGCGTACGCGGCGGCGCCGGCGCTGTGGGAGCGGGACTCGGTGCCGGAGGGCTTCGCGTGGGTGGAGGCGGACGCGGCCGACGACAACGTGTTCGCCTTCCTGAGGTACGGAAACGACGGCTCGCCGCTGCTGTGCGTGTCGAACTTCTCGCCGGTGGTCCGGCACGGCTACCGGATCGGGGTGCCGGAGGAGGTTCCGGTGTGGCGGGAGGTCCTCAACACGGACCGGGAGGTGTACGGCGGGAGCGGCGTCCACCACGACCGCCCGCTGTGTCCGGAGCCGGTCCCGGCCCAGGGCCGCGCGAGGAGCCTGCGGATGACGCTCCCGCCGATGGCGACGGTCTGGCTCAGGCCCTGA
- the pta gene encoding phosphate acetyltransferase, whose translation MTRSVYVTGIERGDGRQVVELGIMELLTRQTGRVGVYRPLLHDAPDRLFDLLKARYRLDQDASAAYGMEYGEAAAVLAEKGTDELVSTLVDRYHRVARDYEVMLVLGTDYADTNLPDELALNARLANELGAVVIPVVGGTKQPAGAVSAEAQGAYRAYEGLGCHVVAMVVNRVAAADRDSIAERLAARLPVPCYVLPDDKTLSAPTVAQITRALGGEVLLGDDAGLARDAVDFVFGGAMLPNFLAALTPGCLVVTPGDRADLVVGALAAHTSGTPPIAGVLLTLGERPGQDILTLASKLAPGTPVVSVAGNSFPTAAELFSLQSRLNSATPRKLETALGLFERHVDTAELRGLLSVARSERVTPMMFEHELLERARSERRRVVLPEGTEERVLRAADVVLRRGVCDLTLLGEEQAILKKAADLGVDISGAQLIDPADSPLRERFAEYYAQARAHKGMTVELAHDVVTDVNYFGTLMVQEGLADGMVSGAVHSTAATIRPAFEIIKTKPEASIVSSVFFMCLADQVLVYGDCAVNPDPNAEQLADIAVQSAATAAAFGVEPRIAMLSYSTGTSGSGADVEKVRKATETVREQRPDLLIEGPIQYDAAVEPSVAATKLPGSEVAGRASVLIFPDLNTGNNTYKAVQRSAGAVAVGPVLQGLRKPVNDLSRGALVQDIVTTVAITAIQAQSQGAAAPTA comes from the coding sequence GTGACGCGCAGCGTGTATGTGACCGGGATCGAGCGGGGGGACGGCCGCCAGGTCGTCGAACTGGGGATCATGGAGCTCCTGACCCGGCAGACGGGCCGGGTCGGCGTCTACCGTCCGCTGCTGCACGACGCACCGGACCGCCTCTTCGACCTGCTCAAGGCCCGCTACCGGCTCGACCAGGACGCCTCGGCCGCCTACGGCATGGAGTACGGGGAGGCCGCCGCGGTCCTGGCCGAGAAGGGCACCGACGAGCTGGTCTCCACGCTCGTGGACCGCTACCACCGGGTGGCCCGCGACTACGAGGTCATGCTGGTCCTCGGCACCGACTACGCCGACACCAACCTCCCCGACGAGCTGGCCCTCAACGCCCGGCTCGCCAACGAGCTGGGCGCGGTCGTCATCCCCGTGGTGGGCGGCACCAAGCAGCCCGCCGGCGCCGTGAGCGCCGAGGCCCAGGGCGCCTACCGGGCCTACGAGGGCCTGGGCTGCCACGTGGTGGCGATGGTGGTCAACCGGGTCGCCGCGGCGGACCGGGACTCCATAGCCGAGCGGCTCGCCGCCCGTCTGCCCGTGCCCTGCTACGTCCTGCCGGACGACAAGACCCTCTCCGCGCCGACCGTCGCCCAGATCACCCGGGCCCTCGGCGGCGAGGTGCTGCTCGGCGACGACGCCGGGCTGGCGCGCGACGCCGTGGACTTCGTCTTCGGCGGTGCGATGCTGCCGAACTTCCTGGCCGCCCTGACCCCCGGCTGCCTGGTGGTCACCCCCGGGGACCGCGCCGACCTGGTCGTCGGAGCCCTGGCCGCGCACACCTCCGGCACCCCGCCGATCGCCGGCGTCCTGCTGACCCTGGGCGAGCGCCCGGGGCAGGACATCCTCACCCTCGCCTCGAAGCTGGCGCCCGGCACCCCGGTGGTCTCGGTGGCCGGCAACAGCTTCCCGACGGCTGCCGAACTCTTCTCCCTGCAGAGCCGTTTGAACTCCGCGACCCCGCGCAAGCTGGAGACCGCGCTCGGCCTCTTCGAACGCCACGTGGACACCGCCGAGCTGCGCGGCCTGCTGTCGGTGGCCCGCTCCGAGCGCGTCACCCCGATGATGTTCGAGCACGAGCTGCTGGAGCGGGCCCGCTCGGAGCGGCGGCGCGTGGTCCTGCCCGAGGGCACCGAGGAGCGGGTGCTGCGCGCCGCGGACGTGGTGCTGCGCCGGGGGGTCTGCGACCTGACCCTGCTGGGCGAGGAGCAGGCGATCCTCAAGAAGGCGGCCGACCTCGGCGTCGACATCTCGGGCGCGCAGCTCATCGACCCGGCGGACTCGCCCCTGCGGGAACGGTTCGCCGAGTACTACGCGCAGGCCCGCGCCCACAAGGGCATGACCGTCGAGCTGGCCCACGACGTGGTCACCGACGTCAACTACTTCGGCACGCTGATGGTCCAGGAGGGCCTGGCCGACGGCATGGTCTCCGGCGCGGTGCACTCCACCGCCGCGACCATCCGCCCGGCCTTCGAGATCATCAAGACCAAGCCGGAGGCCTCGATCGTCTCCTCCGTCTTCTTCATGTGCCTGGCCGACCAGGTCCTCGTGTACGGGGACTGCGCGGTCAACCCGGACCCGAACGCCGAGCAGCTCGCCGACATCGCCGTCCAGTCGGCGGCCACCGCCGCGGCCTTCGGCGTCGAGCCGCGGATCGCGATGCTGTCGTACTCCACCGGCACCTCCGGCTCCGGCGCGGACGTGGAGAAGGTCCGCAAGGCCACCGAGACCGTCCGCGAGCAGCGCCCGGACCTGCTGATCGAGGGGCCGATCCAGTACGACGCGGCCGTGGAGCCCTCGGTGGCGGCGACCAAGCTGCCCGGCTCCGAGGTGGCCGGCCGGGCGAGCGTGCTGATCTTCCCGGACCTGAACACGGGCAACAACACCTACAAGGCCGTGCAGCGTTCGGCGGGCGCCGTCGCGGTCGGCCCGGTCCTCCAGGGCCTGCGCAAGCCCGTCAACGACCTCTCGCGCGGGGCGCTCGTCCAGGACATCGTCACCACGGTGGCGATCACCGCGATCCAGGCGCAGTCCCAGGGCGCGGCAGCGCCCACCGCCTGA
- a CDS encoding helix-turn-helix domain-containing protein produces MCRVHSSPPFNAPAARRLRAALGMAPGHVAYGLRAQYGLLVAPETVMAWEQGEQSPSSAELTALAGVLWCSPGELLAEPVTLREHRLARGMDPEDLARRVGVEPGAYLKMEESGRWRGNERQSAALASVLKLSLAQFVGVSGRQDELDGLLRSAATTRWQAYVKPLAKLLPVPKAHLERILELLYNEYQQRMVATVSWGGGDSATWTGDAGREYLEAISERFWSLAGGGA; encoded by the coding sequence GTGTGCCGTGTGCACTCCAGCCCACCTTTCAATGCCCCCGCCGCGCGCCGCCTGCGCGCGGCCCTGGGCATGGCGCCCGGTCATGTCGCCTACGGCCTGCGGGCGCAGTACGGCCTGCTCGTCGCACCCGAGACCGTGATGGCCTGGGAGCAGGGCGAGCAGTCGCCCAGTTCCGCCGAGCTCACCGCCCTCGCCGGCGTGCTCTGGTGTTCCCCCGGGGAGCTGCTCGCCGAGCCCGTCACCCTGCGGGAGCACCGGCTGGCCCGGGGCATGGACCCCGAGGACCTGGCCCGCCGGGTCGGAGTGGAGCCGGGCGCGTACCTGAAGATGGAGGAGAGCGGGCGCTGGAGGGGCAACGAGCGCCAGTCCGCCGCCCTCGCCTCGGTGCTGAAGCTGAGCCTGGCCCAGTTCGTGGGGGTGAGCGGCAGGCAGGACGAGCTCGACGGGCTGCTGCGCAGCGCGGCGACCACCCGCTGGCAGGCGTACGTGAAGCCGCTGGCCAAGCTGCTGCCGGTACCCAAGGCCCATCTGGAGCGGATCCTGGAGCTGCTCTACAACGAGTACCAGCAGCGGATGGTGGCCACGGTCAGCTGGGGCGGCGGCGACAGCGCGACCTGGACCGGCGACGCCGGCCGGGAGTACCTGGAGGCGATCTCGGAGCGGTTCTGGTCGCTGGCCGGCGGCGGTGCGTGA